Proteins encoded in a region of the Cytobacillus pseudoceanisediminis genome:
- a CDS encoding LLM class flavin-dependent oxidoreductase, protein MKLSVLDQSVVAKGDTAAETFRKTVKLAQVAEELGYTRFWVAEHHNSNGMAGSSPEILISHIASSTSRIKVGSGGILLPQYSPYKIAENFNVLQTLFPGRIDLGIGRSPGGSASTRLALTDGVRKSLNEFPRQLRDLQGFLNKELPEGHPYQQVKAFPQAEDPALLWLLGITHRGARLAAEHGAAFTYGHFINPANGKRAMDTYFSQFQPSAALSEPKANVCIFVVCAETQEEAEKLALSQDLWLLAVEKGRDTRLIPSIEAEGIQLTHVEKEKITENRQRMIVGTPAKIKEELKLLSEIYGTDEFMVITNIHGFQDKLNSYKLLAEAFGLVKNL, encoded by the coding sequence ATGAAGCTCAGTGTTTTGGATCAATCTGTCGTGGCAAAAGGGGATACTGCAGCTGAAACTTTTCGTAAAACAGTCAAGCTTGCCCAAGTGGCAGAAGAGCTTGGCTACACCCGTTTTTGGGTGGCTGAGCATCATAATTCGAATGGAATGGCTGGCTCCTCACCGGAAATTCTTATCTCCCATATTGCATCAAGCACCAGCCGAATTAAGGTCGGTTCAGGCGGAATCCTTCTGCCGCAATACAGCCCTTATAAAATTGCCGAAAATTTTAATGTGCTCCAAACTCTATTTCCAGGACGAATCGATCTGGGCATTGGGAGGTCTCCCGGAGGATCCGCATCCACCCGGCTTGCCCTGACAGATGGAGTAAGGAAAAGTCTGAATGAGTTTCCGAGACAGCTTAGGGATTTGCAGGGGTTTTTGAACAAAGAGCTTCCAGAAGGCCATCCTTATCAGCAAGTAAAAGCTTTTCCGCAGGCTGAAGATCCTGCATTATTATGGCTTCTTGGAATCACGCATCGCGGAGCAAGACTGGCAGCAGAACATGGAGCTGCCTTTACGTATGGCCACTTTATCAATCCCGCCAATGGAAAGAGAGCAATGGATACATATTTCAGCCAATTCCAGCCTTCAGCAGCTTTGTCTGAGCCGAAAGCAAATGTGTGTATTTTTGTTGTATGCGCTGAGACACAGGAAGAGGCCGAGAAGCTGGCTTTGAGCCAGGATCTGTGGCTTCTGGCAGTTGAAAAAGGGAGAGATACGAGATTAATCCCAAGCATAGAAGCTGAAGGTATCCAGCTCACACATGTGGAAAAAGAAAAAATTACTGAAAACCGCCAACGGATGATAGTTGGTACCCCAGCAAAAATAAAAGAGGAATTGAAGCTGCTCAGCGAAATCTACGGAACAGATGAGTTTATGGTCATTACCAATATTCATGGCTTTCAAGACAAGCTAAATTCTTACAAACTGCTGGCCGAAGCTTTCGGCTTAGTTAAAAATTTGTAA
- a CDS encoding C39 family peptidase codes for MKKAILLASILLSGCSSPSWIPGQESETESAEQEDGKVLIDAPHYSQKPELERGCEVTSLAMLLNHAGEETSKMELAEKINRVPFEMDGYRGNIHKGFVGNMQTLDEPGLGAYHEPVAELAESHLPGKIEDLTGSGFDKVIEQLDDGRPVWVIITSTYDVLPDSEWETWETKDGPVKITYRMHAVLATGYDEDHIYANDPLKEKNTQYQKDKFIAGWEQMGRQAITYVDK; via the coding sequence TTGAAGAAAGCTATTTTACTGGCATCCATTCTGTTGTCAGGCTGCTCTTCACCATCCTGGATTCCCGGCCAGGAAAGTGAAACTGAATCCGCAGAGCAGGAGGACGGCAAAGTGTTAATTGATGCCCCTCATTATTCGCAAAAGCCTGAGCTTGAAAGAGGATGTGAAGTAACCAGTCTTGCCATGCTCCTGAATCATGCAGGAGAAGAGACCAGTAAAATGGAATTAGCCGAAAAAATAAACCGTGTTCCTTTCGAAATGGATGGCTATAGGGGAAACATTCATAAAGGCTTTGTTGGCAATATGCAGACATTGGATGAACCTGGACTCGGTGCCTACCATGAACCCGTTGCAGAACTGGCTGAAAGCCATTTGCCCGGAAAAATTGAAGACCTGACAGGCAGCGGGTTCGACAAAGTAATCGAGCAGCTTGATGACGGGAGACCAGTCTGGGTGATCATCACCAGCACTTACGACGTATTGCCTGATTCAGAATGGGAAACCTGGGAAACTAAAGATGGCCCGGTCAAAATAACCTACCGAATGCATGCTGTATTAGCCACAGGCTATGATGAAGATCATATCTATGCAAATGATCCGCTTAAGGAGAAAAATACCCAATACCAAAAGGACAAGTTCATTGCCGGATGGGAACAGATGGGAAGACAGGCAATCACTTATGTGGATAAATAA
- the liaG gene encoding LiaG family protein: MKRIFAIFIILICSYLLFTGVNSWLSSGGNSTEASLSKRTDHISIDVSSSDTVIIPEKRNDVRAVLDGKGKVTVNKSGNEVRVEYKRKWLDGFQFFNNKSNLRIYIPEDFNKSMSIDIGSGRLNFAGESKSKPFELESLDVHMSSGKVSLANIKTDEFEHEGSSGMMEADHITTRAGEIDMSSGKVKIRNYQGKLDAGVSSGQLDIMVGKLIDSIKVEASSGFVRLDLPDDAGFTLKGKASSGHISSNIELDDEKRDKNDISGKHRSGEHDIRISVSSGKAEIN; this comes from the coding sequence GTGAAAAGGATTTTCGCCATTTTTATCATTTTAATCTGTTCTTATTTGCTCTTTACCGGCGTAAACAGCTGGCTCAGTTCTGGAGGAAACAGTACCGAAGCTTCTCTCAGCAAGAGGACAGATCATATCAGCATAGATGTATCAAGTTCAGATACAGTCATTATTCCTGAAAAGAGAAATGATGTTAGAGCAGTGCTTGACGGTAAAGGGAAAGTGACCGTAAATAAGTCAGGAAACGAAGTTCGTGTAGAATACAAAAGAAAATGGCTGGACGGCTTTCAGTTTTTCAATAATAAAAGCAATCTGAGGATTTACATTCCTGAAGATTTCAATAAGTCCATGTCAATTGACATTGGTTCAGGCCGTCTGAATTTTGCCGGTGAATCTAAAAGCAAGCCTTTCGAGCTTGAGAGTCTGGATGTTCATATGAGCTCCGGCAAAGTCAGCCTTGCCAACATTAAGACTGATGAATTTGAGCATGAAGGGTCATCAGGGATGATGGAAGCAGATCATATAACTACCCGTGCAGGAGAAATAGATATGAGTTCCGGCAAAGTAAAGATCCGCAACTACCAGGGCAAGCTTGATGCCGGAGTATCGTCGGGACAGCTGGATATAATGGTCGGCAAACTGATTGACTCAATTAAAGTGGAAGCAAGTTCAGGCTTTGTCCGTCTTGATTTGCCTGATGATGCGGGCTTCACCTTAAAGGGCAAAGCAAGCAGCGGCCATATCAGCAGCAATATTGAATTGGATGATGAGAAACGCGATAAAAATGATATTTCCGGCAAACATCGATCTGGAGAACATGACATCCGTATCTCTGTCTCCAGCGGAAAAGCTGAAATTAATTAA
- a CDS encoding GNAT family N-acetyltransferase, which produces MKTTTVNGKTINGGMPEVCDKKLAAAELKMIKSDLKIVQISKDHETAAKELILNGFQERFGFIDHSLNSDLNYLTETYNGEGILFLAGLIENELVCTGAMTNEGNGECRLQRMSVKKEFRGQGIASMMVRQLEERAKAAGYRKVVLETNIAWNSAVNLYKRCGYKEYKLEDEMIHLSKEI; this is translated from the coding sequence ATGAAAACCACTACTGTCAATGGAAAAACAATTAATGGCGGTATGCCTGAGGTATGCGATAAAAAACTGGCTGCTGCTGAGCTGAAAATGATTAAATCGGATTTAAAGATTGTACAGATCTCAAAAGATCACGAGACTGCTGCAAAAGAATTAATACTGAATGGATTCCAGGAACGCTTCGGATTTATTGACCATTCGTTAAATTCTGATTTGAATTACCTTACAGAAACATATAACGGTGAGGGTATCCTTTTTCTGGCTGGTTTGATTGAAAATGAACTGGTGTGTACGGGTGCGATGACCAATGAAGGCAATGGGGAATGCAGGCTGCAGCGAATGTCTGTAAAAAAGGAATTCCGGGGTCAGGGCATTGCCAGTATGATGGTACGGCAACTGGAGGAACGCGCCAAAGCAGCCGGTTACAGAAAAGTTGTCCTCGAAACAAATATTGCCTGGAATAGTGCGGTAAACCTCTATAAACGCTGCGGATATAAGGAGTATAAACTGGAAGATGAGATGATTCATCTATCTAAAGAAATTTAG